GTCTCGtgtcggtcagtccgatgacgtcgtacttaactTCCTGTCTTACATTACCAGATCTTCAATGGctgcttccgatgcaagcgtgcatacgttataagtacagaccATCCTAACCCTCTTCTGTTTCGGTAGCCTAAATGACTTGTCCTAAATGAATGTCTCCTGACTCCAGAAGAAAGCctggtaggaaaaaaagacaaaaaggaCCCTGtcctttttgtctttttttcctaccagGCTTTCTTCTggagtcaggagactctttctttttgctgtgtcttgcttttttttaatttcaaataatcatctgtgtgtgtcacgaaaatgctCCATAATCATGCAAAATTCTGCACCGGTGGGGTGCCGCACTGTCGctatgcacctgataggcgagcactctacgtTACCACCATTGTCCAGAGATGTGTTGGCTGTTGGCTTTGATAGGCCAAGTTAGTTCCtatcatatgttagtgagggcaaatgaacttttatgtgaatgtgcagttccaaatttgcaaactatcatgctatataatgcTAATATAAAGGGCTTAATCTAGTCCTATTCTATCAAGGgtgtgcgtctgtgtgtcTCAGTCGCGAAATTCCAAGAGAGGGGGACGagtaccatggcgtcggtttggtgcgctggagccccaatgcggtaaaattgggCGAAACAGGTCCTGCGGCGTCGAGTTCGCACCCCGGAACCAGAAAACCACGGAGTgaggtgagacgggtcctatgACATAGGAATGGTGCGTGGGAGCCCCAATGGTAGAATGGTTTCTACGACTcattcgcgtatctatttccaagcatatttccctgatgctgctaacatcctttcttcaaaaagtggaaacacatacaaacggctgcttagatacaatacaagccaacacacgttcacgtggtctgacgtagagttttatcttcatcactacgatgatgatattcacctcatttcatgttagcacatcatcctgtgctaatttttgagagcgggggaaactcatacttcgaataatgtttccaaactgtggaggtttgagagaaacatagatgtgaaatcaagtttaattgttttccaaatatagtactgacacgtttaggaagaaaatcatgaaatctctcatctatgtctaaatttttgaggaaaaaaaaattgaagaaagggtTGATAGAAAACAAttgtaattttgcaaaaaaaaagtcactactgttatttcttattgatcggtgtaggcgagcgaagtgaacattacaaaaagtctgaagtccttTAGCGGGACGTTCAGACGGGtaatatataaacaaataaataatagttttaacttttaattttttttagggcAGGTTCCCTGCCTTTGGTCCCACGAGTTTTGGGTTGCGTCCTTCTGACCAATAACACAAATGGAGACACACCatgtagcctcgcgactaaagCGTAGACCTGTCTATCTACTCTTAGCGAATCTGTCTACTTTTATTCCAATTTCTTTATCCATGAGTTCTCGTTCCTACTTGCAGTTGACCCTTTCCTTGGAACCTATGAGCGAAATGTAATTACGTCTTCGTTGATGAGTGAATAAGGAGGTAAAGGAGAAGGATAGAGCTGAAGAGTAGTTGGCAGCGGGGTACGGCAAAGAGGGTCCCGACGGATTCcacgcgaatgcctccgagacataacgtgcccagtggatatgccggcggatacgcgaacaaaCCTCGACGAGAGTACCTTACTCTACCATACCTTGCTCTGAAGAGCTATGAGCGGGGCATGGtagaaattccgccgggaccctctttacacgcacccgctGGCGAgctctcctaaaaaaaaaaaattttaaaatacaaaaaaaaaaaaaaaaaaaatttttaaatttacgaACTATTCCACGATAAACTATATGGACATATGATATGAAGGAAGagacaaaaagagaaagaagaagaaacaaaataatagaatCTCATTCACCTAATTCAAACGTTAAATTATCACAAGAAGCACAGATGGACATTGACTGgtaagaactaaaaaaataaatacataggGGAAATTAAAATACTACCATCAATGTTGCAAAAGGAGCAACTACAATATTGAGACTCAAACCGAAACATGGTGACCACCGCCACACGGCCACGGCATAgcccttttcttttccaccaCCAAGCAACGACGAGACGCACTACGAATCCTTCAGTCACCTTCAACTTTTTACGGCAGCTCACAAAGCAATGTAGCCAGATCGTACTCGCTGTCTTCACTCGTCCTTCTTTACTATTTCGCAACCAGAAGGGTCCCGCAACTGAATTCAACAGTACGTAATACAAGAACATGTCCGGCATAATCCGCAGGCATATCGGCATGGCTAAACGACAGCTACGAAAAGCACTTgaagaagcagaaaattaAGCACTTCACAAATGATGATCCGCGTGATTGCaactgccgctccaccagcaaGAGAGCATTTGCCGCCTTTCACTTCTTTACCGCCCTGGATCACCTCGACCCCGATCAATACTGCCGTCGAACCATGCCCATGATGTTCGCGCCCCGAAGCAGCGGTGGGAGTTGTGAATTCGGGAGGTGAAGAAGTGAAGAGCGAATTAACGCAGCAAGTTCTAATATGATGAATGACGAAGCTGATTCATttgtatcacctgtgctcctgtgttcatcgatttgctccaTCGGGCACCAGCAATACTTCCGTTTGTCCCAAAGAGCgtcatattttttccttgatgGACTTCATTAAGACGTTTCACCATCGTGTCTGCCGTCTTcttgcggtgcgtttgatgtctCGTGGTATTCAGTCGCTTGTCGTGTCGTCACGTGTCCGGCctacctaattttgcttttcttggcATATacggcagcgtctctgatcttcgatcggtgacgtagggatcaacttcgaatcccttctttcacttgcgtaaaGCGACAtgctcctagcatcactctttcaattTCGCGCTCTATGACGGTGAtggcattttcctcctgcttgggAAATGTccacgtttctgaagcataggtgaAAGCAGGAAGAGCGGTGGTGTTCAATAGATGAGCACTGAGTCGGATGTTCTcagtcctcttcactacatatTATTCACTTCACTTGATTATTATATGCTCTCTAAGcctcgtttcctcctgctcAGTGGTCAGCacgttcatcatgttgatttcccgacctatatatacatagctgaagcattcggatatattcgcTTCGTTGAGCGTGAAAGGGGCATCAGAAACTCATATGTACCTCATggacatcgtcttgtccaggtTCAGCTGAAGGTTTTCTTACACGTTTCACTAAACTCTGCCAGGATCCATTCCTTCTGATTGGTGCTTGATGTCAGctgaacgatgtcatcagcgaaaatAAGATAGTGTAAATGCCGaccgtcaactttcactcgTATGTTATCTCATTCCAATCCTCTCTTCATGTCCTCGAGAGTGCCACTTAATATTTcgggtgaaattgtgtcatcCTGACGAACATCTCTGTTTACGTCGATTATGGCATCATTGTAAAGTGGGGAAATTTGGTACTGAAGTTGCGACACAACTCATGAAGCATCTTTACGTATGGAGTGGGGACGCCTTAGTTGTCCAAGACCTCCATGAccggagcttcgccagtgttgatgaggactggcggtgcgtttttcagatgttcagacttGATTCTCTTAGGACCGGGTAAAGTGAGGttcttcaccgacatgatggcatgtcgAACTTTGGAAGGGAAGACGTTTGGAATGAAATGTTCATGGGTCCATGAATCCAGATAGTGAGGAGCCAAGCGGAggtggctgtcgaagagatctgagtagaagtccTGGATGACTTTCTCCGTCCCCCTCCACTTCTCGAAACTATAGTCGTTCCGAGTTAAGgaaagcagaaatttttgatttatgaTTCGCGAAGTTCCAAGgagagctcggacgtgagttcatGGTTGTCTGCAGCTtgtgcagctccacgctgacgtactagctctagagtttccggagacaggcgtctcttggtggttttgaaactctttgCTTTCCTCGAgcagtcgtgaagatgttctacaatCCGCTCATATTCATCTTTGATGTTGTACATGACGGTCTTCCCCAACGAcagctagcgtagcgaagagagtCCAATTAATGATAGCTCTGGGATTTAGCTCTCCGaactttcgattttttttgttccctacctgtgaagaaaaatcttcctcgaagaaggcgatggtccgatcccgtgtAAAACTTTGGTAGAACAGCGAAATCCGTCAGgtaaaaccttttactgacgatgatgtggtcaatttcattatgattCTATCTGTCTTCTGCATAAAATCGATGTGACGGGTTAGGAGTATTAGTAGTAGTATCAGCGAACAGAACACCtctgtatcttcgagatacgCCTTTAGGTACTCTGCATTTCTGTAGGGCATTATTCGCGTCTCGGGGCGTTGAATGCCAGTTTTACGTAGCTaaatgtgcgaaaaaaaaatgcctagAGGGCGGAAAAAGTAAGGAAACATAGTATGCCATTGATCAgtagaaaatttcttaaaacatATCTTGTTTTTGCAGAGATGGGCAGGCGGTTTCAATCTAACATTTCCGAATAAGATAATTAACAGCTCCACTCACATTTCTAAACGATATTTCAACGCTGTATATGTTTTGAACAACTCGATTTTATCTAGAGCTTCGAAGAACTATCATCAGACTTTTCCcagattttgtttcaaaaagcGCATTGTAAGAGCAGCAGGCGCGGAGAGATGGGCTGAAAAGGCGGTGTGGGTGGGGCGTCAGCGAGACGTAGCTGAGGAGGAGCTGTCAGGAGTCGAGCTATGCAATTATCCACGCTCGTTAGCCTCATAcgctgctgcaaatcctacctcacgcctcaaagcggcgcagcggtggccctggccgtcgggcagctatggtggcgagacttcgtctcagcaggttcaaccatgtcacaaaggtgtccggctagtagcccggtccttgggtcaaggctacaggctagctaagtgaggaggtagtacgacgattccggtgccaggctgctagcttgctagtgcgacaagccgaccgaggacaacacccccgtcgtgtcatactgctaatgtctactatgtgttcttcagaagctagggcgtcccccagaagcgacgcgcattgtcctcgcccggaCAATGTgccaaatatgcgagggctaccggctagaggacggagccggccaaagaaggtagtccatcgccagcaacatctagtgcgcttggcaacacttaacgttgggacgcttactggaagaagtcgtgaactggcagacagtctcagaaaacgtgttgacatatgttgtgtacatGAGACttgctggaaaggctccaagtcaagggaattaggcgatggctacaagtttatctaccacggcacatcaaatcgcaatggcgttggtatcatattgaacgagtcgtttagaaacagcgtcacagcggtggatcgactatcggatcgcctgATGGCTGTGAAAGTAgacacaggagaagtggaattgcgagtcatctctgcttatgcgccacaggtgggctgtagtgaagaagagaaggcgtgcttttgggaagaccTGGAGCAGTATGTCCAATCTctggaaggcgaagaagtacttctaatcggagaagacttcaacggacatgtcggttcttgGAAAGACGGGTTCGAGAGTtttcatggtggatacggttatggagctcgtaacgacgacgggttgcgaatccttgagtatgctgttgcaagtgacttggtCATCGCTAACACGctgtatcggaaaagaaaatcgcatttgatcacgtacaccagcggcggtcgtgaaacacaaatagatttctgggtgttacgccgacgagatcgccaacttctgcaggattcaaaagtcatccctacagaccacGTCGCTGcccatctgctcgttatggacttgaaaatctcccgtccaaagaagagacatccaaggactgaaacacaacgcatcaaatggtggaatctgaaggatcgaaaggaggtatttttcgcgtccgtggctccatgtACACTTCctcaccctactcgtagtgtggaggaaatgtggtcgtctacttccagcgttatacgcttgaccgcggagaacactctgggaaagacgactttAGGTGAGCCCaaagtacaaaaggctacgtggttttggaacgaggaagttcaggcggcaattcgtgagaagaagtccaagtataagctctggtggaggataCGTCAGTCTGAAGATCGGAGGGgggcttacctagcggcgataGGGAGgttaagaaggcagtctccaaggcgaagtcggaccgctacaaggctgtgtacgacatgcttgataccagagaaggcgagcgggcagtgtatcgtttagtcagagcgcgtATCGCTCAACGTTGAATATgaagcacaccaagatcgttaagggagccgttctgcgccgctctagtcagatcctggagaggtggcgagagtactacaatcagttgtgtaacgaagagttctgtcatcctcccatcctaactgttcccagcgtcgagggtcctgttctaccaactGCTGACGTCGAAGTCAGCGCTGCCcacgcaaaaatgaagtcgaacaaggcaaccggtcctgatgacatacctgctgatgtctggaagctgctaggagatcgagggtccatgtggctcgcaactctatttaacaagatcgttgcagaaggacggactccagacgtttggcaaacttccgtgaccgtgcctgtctggaaggggaaaggagacattgctgactgcacctcgtacaggcctatacgactgctgtgcgatacgatgaaggtttttgagcgtgtcgtggaagctcgtctgaggaaaaaaaaattccttgtacaagtaggggttcatcagggttcatccctctcacctctgctgttcatactgtgcatggacacgataacgaaagaattccagaagcagcatctgTGGACTATACTCTTTGCCGGCGATGTCATCCTTGCGTCatagtctcgagatgatcttcagaagcaAGTAGTTTTGGATGGaccagctgcagcaatatggattgcgcctcaacacatcaaaaactgagtacatggagtgcggaccaaggatagaggatggttcaattcgtgtcgatggcaccgaattaaacaaggtgaactgtttcaagtaccttggatccaaagtgacttccacaggcgacattgatcaagaaggtcgagcacgtgttaatgcggcatggatgaaatggaaaatggcaacaggcgtactgtgcgacaagaaagtccctgttcgactgaagtcgaagatctacaggacggttttgcgtcctgttgccctttacggatgcgagtgctagccaacgacgaaagccttggaaagagtgttgcacgctatggagatgcggatgttgaggtggacgataggtgtaacgctaaaagagaaagtatccaacgtcactgtacgctccatcttcggcgtcgttccgataactgagaagatgaaggaggcgagactgagatggtttggtcacgtcttgcgacgagaggaagattctgttgccaaaaccgctctgaagctcgatgtttcaggagtgaggccgcgtgggaggccaaaaCAGggtgtgttgagaatttctcaacagggggtcgaaagattaagaaaaaattcaagtaggggtcggaaaatcagaaaaaatgaaaggagcaaagagaaaatgaagacggggttgtcgttttcaaataaacacatattaaggtgtacaaaatgaagtgttATTTAGGTATGCGACagtcagcagaaaaacaggagtgaaaactgcttcttttaAGTAATGCTGAAACTTGAAGGATGATCAGCAGTGAATGGCATGTTTTTATcgcatatcagaagatattcacaactgaaacgtattctaaggctttttttcaggtcccgatatctgcgactaaaaaatggaagagttgtctcaaagaagaaaagacgtcaatgatgcatattcagtacttgagttctgtttgatataaaaataaatgatatagaataaataaatttttttaatattcgaataaacgattgaagaagactcgcggttgcagttgaggaagactattgtagcataaaaagttaggataaGAAGAGGGtaaacaaaccaaaaaatgatttttaaaaaatttatttttcataattctggtaatgAAACTACTGCACTTTTTGAGCCAGTCTCGAAAATGGAAgacttagcattttttgctgctctaactgatgcttgatgacgtcggagtcgcttcggtggcacaaaccaaaacaattgaaatcttgaataaatgtgatgcataataaacaaagtgataatgttgtgatgtgataaaataggaaacccattattttaaatgcaattaactacctgaaagttttttttctctcaaaaaatcgactttttgtcaaacccatcaagtctaagcactacaaaattacagttctacaaaacaaaattacaaaattacagtctacacaacaaaattgcctgttactaatttatatgaaagaaatgaaactaaccagaggtgacttcgtattgagtaccaTGAAAGGCAATCTTCCTAGCTTGCACAGTGCTTTGGCACTCTTCGTCacagccaattcaatatattgaagatctgCAGTTGTATGAGAACGTagcgtcgaaaattcgcttaggaacggatgacaaacgagatcttcagaagctagcagaagtgtaagagcactaagtaaaagtagaagcatagctgcaatgaaaagcaagtacgCTGGCTCAAGTTGGTAAGTGTAGAGCAGATTTATTTATGCCGCGATTACAAAGACTTCGATAAGGACATCTGTTAATGGGCCATTACACGCTCTGTTGAAATAGGGCTGATGTTGGTGATCCACCAAAATTGGATGGCTCAATGAGATGCCGCGCTGTTTTTATTGTGacggtcagggatcaatccctgcaaagatgctatttttgcatttagcgtaaaagaatttagagagcacatttctcatcctacaatgacgaacttcttactttcagtcgaaaaagcaattctgatgctgctactgagcgaaaaaaagacatctacaggcgcaattagggttaaaattagtacaaagtaggctccacgagtttctgaatatctacgctcaaagtgaattttatgcaataaagctggctgcgatctgtagagagagatttcttctgtatttctacaaagtttggtggctctagctttcctagtctttttgaaacctagttgagaaaaatcccaatttttgcctcaaattttcgagtttttctcaactagcttttgagagaatcaGAACATCTACAgaggccaaaatttgcagtcaagAGTTTcccttgatgctctatccaagtatggagtcgaatttttcaaaggcGCTGCCCTATCCTCGCAAcgggaaaaagagcgaaatctcGGATTTTCGGCAatgcgtcaaaatctgtgtgagtttaaacaaatttccataaacTCTGCTCATGGTtaataaaaacgaattcgaTTCGAAGTATTTTGTAGATGAAGATTTTTGTTATCATAAtttgcttttacttttttacaggtAGTTTTCGTCtttaaaaaagctagttgagaaaaagttgagaaaaatgccaaatttttcaactttttctcaactaggtttcaaaaaaaccagagggtcactacaaaatttttttaaccatTTCATAGCGcaatcttcctctacacaaCGCAGCCAGCTTTATCTTCTCATGTCTTTTCgttagtgagttattcatgtttatttcaaggtaacaaaatccgacctgtccagcagtaatttccaattaagacctggttttaatcgctaaaataacctctataTGGCACTTGTATGTGGCAAACAGTTCTCTaaacacaatttcaaaaaattgccggtgaaatg
The Necator americanus strain Aroian chromosome I, whole genome shotgun sequence genome window above contains:
- a CDS encoding hypothetical protein (NECATOR_CHRI.G3057.T1), coding for MKHTKIVKGAVLRRSSQILERWREYYNQLCNEEFCHPPILTVPSVEGPVLPTADVEVSAAHAKMKSNKATGPDDIPADVWKLLGDRGSMWLATLFNKIVAEGRTPDVWQTSVTVPVWKGKGDIADCTSYRPIRLLCDTMKVFERVVEARLRKKKFLVQVGVHQGSSLSPLLFILCMDTITKEFQKQHLWTILFAGDVILAS
- a CDS encoding hypothetical protein (NECATOR_CHRI.G3058.T1): MDQLQQYGLRLNTSKTEYMECGPRIEDGSIRVDGTELNKVNCFKYLGSKVTSTGDIDQEGRARVNAAWMKWKMATGVLCDKKVPVRLKSKIYRTVLRPVALYGCEC
- a CDS encoding hypothetical protein (NECATOR_CHRI.G3056.T2), which codes for MRGLPARGRSRPKKVVHRQQHLVRLATLNVGTLTGRSRELADSLRKRVDICCVHETCWKGSKSRELGDGYKFIYHGTSNRNGVGIILNESFRNSVTAVDRLSDRLMAVKVDTGEVELRVISAYAPQVGCSEEEKACFWEDLEQYVQSLEGEEVLLIGEDFNGHVGSWKDGFESFHGGYGYGARNDDGLRILEYAVASDLVIANTLYRKRKSHLITYTSGGRETQIDFWVLRRRDRQLLQDSKVIPTDHVAAHLLVMDLKISRPKKRHPRTETQRIKWWNLKDRKEVFFASVAPCTLPHPTRSVEEMWSSTSSVIRLTAENTLGKTTLGEPKVQKATWFWNEEVQAAIREKKSKYKLWWRIRQSEDRRGAYLAAIGRLRRQSPRRSRTATRLCTTCLIPEKASGQCIV
- a CDS encoding hypothetical protein (NECATOR_CHRI.G3055.T1), whose protein sequence is MYNIKDEYERIVEHLHDCSRKAKSFKTTKRRLSPETLELVRQRGAAQAADNHELTFEKWRGTEKVIQDFYSDLFDSHLRLAPHYLDSWTHEHFIPNVFPSKVRHAIMSVKNLTLPGPKRIKSEHLKNAPPVLINTGEAPVMEVLDN
- a CDS encoding hypothetical protein (NECATOR_CHRI.G3056.T1), which codes for MCSSEARASPRSDAHCPRPDNVPNMRGLPARGRSRPKKVVHRQQHLVRLATLNVGTLTGRSRELADSLRKRVDICCVHETCWKGSKSRELGDGYKFIYHGTSNRNGVGIILNESFRNSVTAVDRLSDRLMAVKVDTGEVELRVISAYAPQVGCSEEEKACFWEDLEQYVQSLEGEEVLLIGEDFNGHVGSWKDGFESFHGGYGYGARNDDGLRILEYAVASDLVIANTLYRKRKSHLITYTSGGRETQIDFWVLRRRDRQLLQDSKVIPTDHVAAHLLVMDLKISRPKKRHPRTETQRIKWWNLKDRKEVFFASVAPCTLPHPTRSVEEMWSSTSSVIRLTAENTLGKTTLGEPKVQKATWFWNEEVQAAIREKKSKYKLWWRIRQSEDRRGAYLAAIGRLRRQSPRRSRTATRLCTTCLIPEKASGQCIV